The window ttattattattattattattactatacatCTCTTTGTGGAACTGGCATTGTGCTATGTTCTCCTTCctactgcccccccccccccccccccctttatgTTGTATGAGGTTTAAAAACTTGATATCTCAGTCAGTGCGCGTTTTGCTGATAAAACTGCAGTGTCCTGGAATAACCTGAGAGTAATATGCGGAAGTCATAAGAACCTGCGTAAACATGTACAGTTTGTAAGTAAACAAGACCTCCATGTTGTCTGAAGCCAAACACCTTAACCATGATttgtcaaaaaacacatttgccaGTAGTTTTTTAGTTTTACATTAGAACATTGTGCACATTGGACGAGTTTGAGTGCACACACTTGTACAAAAATCATGGACAGTgactatgtttttattctgggtATAAtctatttctttatttcccCACTGAATACACAAACTGCTatcttttgaaagaaaaattgGCAATTGAAAGAAATACAGCTAGACTGAAACTGCTTTGGTTGATAAATATTCCGTTCCAAGGTTTGTCTTTTAAGATTGTTCTGCAACTTCCTCTTATCAAAGGGAACTGAAAGCAGATATGAAGAAAAGATCTGATTTGAAAGTAGGAAGTGGCTTTGTTTTCACATGTTTGTACCGTGTCACATGAGCCTCCGTCACTAAGAATGTCCTGGGAATTTCTGAATGAGTCACCACCAGCCACCACAAGCATTTCAGTAACAAGCAAAAGCCTGAACGTGAAAAACCACAGTTGACGATAAAAACAGTACAGATTCAAATAAAACTGCAGAATTAAATGAAGCAATATTAGTTTAGACCAGTGTGAAATGACCTGAAACGTTTTGTCATATCACCTGTGAACTTTCCATTTTGTTCtcattgtgtattttatgtaaCACTGCAGTAATCATTACAGAAATCAATCATGGACAGTACATGATTACCTCCAACTATCCTTTTCCCTCCAATAGGTGGGCTGGATATAAAggaaatataattttataaaaatagttgcatGTTTGCCAAACTCTACTTGTTAAAAGTGACCATAATGAAAACGTGCCTGAACTGCCAGCAGTCCTTCCTTACTCTCCAGTGAATTAACTGTTACTGAAACCATCCAGTAGATGGCAGTATGAAACCATACGGCTGATGAACTCCGTACAGCCGAGTCAGCCTCATACATTCAGTATAAAATACTTTCACTCCGGAAGTCAACATCTCACTACTTCAGCATGTAGTATCACGAGTATCAGTTGGGTATGAATATGGATCATAACCCTTTTAATGCTGTCTCATATGCTTTATTGATTCGACCTATTGTCAGTGGAAGTTTCACCTCTGCACCACTACATTTCTCATGCCAAAAAGTCACTAAGAGTAAGCAATATTAACTCTTCTGCTGTATAAATTTCTTTATAATCTTGGATGAGGACGGTATGTCAATACTCATCAGTAATCCCATTGCGTCACCCTCATTGAACCGCTGtcgtgttttttttctgctggagATAAGAGAAAAACCCAACGAATACAGCTTGTCACACCCCTCAAGCTTCACTGTTGTCAGTGATGATTAGCAGTGTTTTGCAAGCAGCTGGCCAGTGTCATCACCAACCTGGTCCCGCCCAATTATCTTGTTATATTAACTATCATTGGAATCgctgaaaacaaacaagcaaactaaatgttcaaaaacatttgtttgcagtttttaaTGCAGGTTCAACAACCTCGTACCAGCATCTCCGTAACAGTGTGACGTTCTCTTCCAGATATTACATACgcataaacatgttttattcaggATAATGTGTGACCACAGTTGATGTTAGTGTCGTATGCGTGAGTATACAGGGCTACACACGCCTTGCTCCCCGTGCGTAATGGTGCGTAATGGCACCAATAGCGCCACTCCAAAACATTCCGCGCGCTCTTGAGAGTTCTCTTGCGTCACTGTCAATGAAgtagataaacttttaagtaaGTAAGCGCTAAAatggtgtgtgtgagtacaaaaaatataattgatTAGTCAGACGTTAACGAACTCTTGTTTAAGACCACAAAACACTTCGTTTACCTCTAAGGTCCTGAACTCAGTGGTGATAAATATGACTACTAAAATAGGCAAATGTACTTATTCATAACTAAGGCTGAAACATGATGTATAAAGGCTCAGTTAAGTTTGACTTTCTAAGTTTCATATTGTGTACTTATCCATAGAGCTCCTGGATAGACAGTGAAAGGCTACCCGTCATATTTTGTTCAAACCCCAGATGAAATCATCAGACGACAggttttgtaaattaaaatagttttattgttCCAAACAAATGCATTAAAGAACACGGCAAATGGGCACAGGGAGAGGAGTGTAAAACAGCAGGCTCAGTATTTTCTATTATAGAAAAACTAGAAGGAAAAAAGCAAACTCAAGCATTTGGAATGCACAGGTATAGTCCACATATAAGTTAAACGCCGCCAGAAACGCTTCTGGGCAGCATTTAGTGTTCAGTGGGAGAGTTTTCACTTCTTGGCTGCCGTCCTGGTCCTGGTGGATCTGGCGGTCTTGCGTTTGGTCTTCTTGGGACTCTTGGGCTTCTTGGGCCTCTTAGCCGCAGCGGGCCTCTTGGCTTTTTTAGGACTCTTTgccttcctctttttcttggGTGACTTCTTGGCTGGAGTGGCACCTCCGGCTGCTTTCTTGACGCCGCTCCTCCTCTTGGCCCTTTTCGCCTtcggcttcttcttcttcaccaccTTCTTACGAGGTTTGGGGGCCTTCTTGTTGAGCTTGAAGGAGCCCGCGGCCCCGGTGCCCTTAGTTTGGACCAAGGATTTGTTGGCCACCAAACGTTTGACAGCGGTGACGATTCTGGCTTTGTTCTTCACCACATCGTATCCGCCGGCCTTCAGAGCTTTCTTCAGGGCCGCCAAGGACGTGCCGCCGCGCTCTTTGGATGTGGACATGGCCTTTAGTATCAGGTCTGACACTGTAGGACCAGTCTTCTTCTTCGTGGTCCTGGCTCTCTTCTTAAGAGGTTTGCCCATTACCGCCAAGGGAAAAGCAACCACAGGAGACGACATTGTCGGAGCGCTAATCCCAGGTTCAAGTGAGTGAGGTTCACAGAGCGAGAAACAGATGGGCGTCAGAGTGATATCTCTACTTGCCCTCTTGAGAGGTTCAGGGTTTATAAAGCCTTGATGAGAACCGTGTAGTGTGAGCCCCGCCACCACAGTGTGCCTCTCCTCTCAGTCCACAAACTTggtacagtttgtgttttctccagCTGGATTATTCtgtaaaaatcctgtttaaaatgttgaatatccATTTAAGAAGCACATAATAAGAATCAGCGTGATCTTAATTGCCTATATGTAAATTTAATTGGAGAGATTTGATCAATTATATTAAAGTTTGTTGTGTAATTAAACGCTGTCAGTGGTAAGGCGTAATTTGAGAATGTGTATTTtgaacatttcaataaaaatacatcCACCAAACGATCTAGTACAAACTTTTCGAATTACAAATACCTAAATAGTAATGTGTTGCATATATTGGCTGCAACATTTGATTCAATTTAAGCTGTTTTTGCtaattaaattcatttaaagTTGTCCAAAGAAACACAGATGTCCATCAGACCCACCATATAGTGACCTCAACATGGAAATAAATTCCTGAAAAGCAAAAGCAGGACTGTTTTACTTGAACTGATGACGTTTGATtactaaaaaatatatttttatgtcattatattcatatattgGAGATATTACTGTAGTGTACTGTCAGTCTGTGCTGTGTGGAGGGAGATGGACCTCAGCCAGAACAAGAGTTATCAGCCTGCTAGGAGGGGCGACAGGAGAAACGAATTTAAGATACAATTTCGCGGGTCTTTTTAAACTTCCCTCGGTTTAAGAAATCACCAATGAAGGATACATTCGTCTTATGcgtaaaacattaattaaaaatctgtttatttcttATTAAAGCGCCAGGCCGGTCTATGGTTTTACAGCCACGTTAATCGTTTTACCCAGGACATGGTGATATGTAGGGCCTCCAGGACTTCATCATTCTATTATGAGCCTTTGATGGACTGTGTCCTTTTTGTAATAATAGATTAATTCAATTAAGAGCAAAGGAATCAATGCGTTATGCAAAACTGCACTGAAAATTCAGGTTGCCTTCTTCGACTGTAGTTCATAGTATGAACAGCATAATGTACTGGTTTAGGCTATTTGAAATATGAATTCAGTCAGATGCCATTAATCATACTTCAAGCATAAAATAGCATTTGTATTATTTAGAAATGTTGTGTTCTTCTGCATGTGTTTAATGCTGCATATTTAATTGTTTAACTGAAGGCACAATCAACAGGTTTGAGGTATATTACATTATGTATTTGAGGTTTGAggtatatacattatgtattcAAATAGTTTGAGTTATTGATGAAAATTTTGATTCtcaaattatttttgaaaatgttggcCTGATTTCACTTGCATTTACAAAGATAACTGATGGAATCAAGTGTTTAGCAGTAATAGAAAAATATTAAGTAATAAATAACTCATAGTATTAGTCCTTATAGCCTGTTGATTTATTTGGAATTGATAGCAGGTTCCAAACTTTTGCATATCACAGATGCCTTTAAAGCACTTGTAATCCCATTTGTATTAAATtctcaaatataaatgaaaacttGAACTAAGGATTTAATCcaacatttttgacattatttGTTTCAATTCTATTTGTTTCGTAAAGATTGGCAAGTAGATTTGTATTTCgtttggttttattctgtcataaaacaatctacacatactgtaaaataacacatttcttgGAAATGCCCGCcttcttttactcttttctttatacagtgtgttttgtgtatgtgtgaaggaGGGAGATAATTGTCAAACCTCGCCTTCTGTAGTGCACTGATAGTGCCTCCTCCTGTTACATACAAAtatccaaaacacacacacacacacacagcacgaTGAGTAAATTAGTGATAGTAAATTCAGTGAGAAGTCAGTACCATCTTGAATAGACAGACAGTGTTTGGCAcacactgaataaatatatgtaatctttctgtctgtgatgAAGAAAGCTCACACTAGGCTCAAGTTGGGAACATAGGTGTGAGGAAAATATTAGTTCAATcaatcttaatcttaatctgCAATTGATCTGTAATCTCAATGAAGAATTTGGGCCAAGAGCAGAGAAACTCCTTTAAAGAAACCTTGTCACTTTCTTTAACGCTGTTTACACTGTATACAGTTCAGGTTTCATGTAGGTGTGACTGACATATTGTTGCCATAATTAAACCAAAACTTTTATTTCCTTGAGCAAAGAGTTACTGAGACTGTTTTCAGGTTGTTGTAGTTTCTCTATTTATCTAGTCTACATCTAAAATGACTATAGGAAAAAGTAAGAAATGTAATACTCATAAGTGACTCATTTGTGAATGCGTGCTGTggtggtttaaaatgtttaagtgtctgtatctgtatgtttatgCTGTGTTCCCTCAAACTTCCATAGTAAGTAAATGGAAAGTTAAAAGTGGATCAACAGTATTCATACCTTCCAGTGCCACTGTGATGCAACTGAGGGATTCACTTCAACAGACAAAAGGCCTTCAGCTGCCCCTTTAAAGCCATTGTTTTGTAGCAATAAATGTCTACTGTGGTTTTCACAGGTTTATTACAGTCTCACATTCATGTGAAAAGAGTCATATGTGAAGCACAGTGCTGGAAGAAGTAtgcagatcctttacttaagtaaaagtacaaatacagcaatgtaaaaatactccattataagtaaaagtcctgtatgaaAAATCCGATTTAAGTGAAAGGACAtcagtattagcagcaaaatgcacttaaagtattaaagtaaaagtactcatttcgtccctctgactgatatattattatatatgacatcattagattattaatactgaagcatcagtgttagagcagcatgttactgttgtagctgctggaggtgaagctaatttgaactactttatatacagttagcaagtttaatccagtggttcccaacctgggggtcaggGGTCGTgaaatgattaatgggagaggaaagaagaaaaaaacaaagttctgatacacaaatctgttttcagtttttggaatctttgatttttggtgaaatattggatcatttgaacatttattgaaatgagaCTATGTGAGAAATTTAGAGGAAAAATCCCTCCacttggtggagctgttaacaactgatagacatctgaaatgtgacccgactacgcactgctttttgtaagacgtcacAAGCCGAAAAGGCTGGGaacactggtttcatctttaacaatgtgttgtattttaaaagcttgtttttttatcCATCGTGTCAAATCtccatctgaaaagtaactaaagtcGACAAATAAATATAGCGGAGTAGGaattacaatatttctctctgaaatgtagtggagtgggaGTTTGACGTAGCAACAAATggaaagtaaagtacaagtacctcaaaattgtacttgagtaaatgtaatgAGTTACTTTCTACAGCACAGATATGTTCTTGTGTCATGAAtcattttaggatttttttcttttcgtaatgtaatgtaaaatgtctcaacagACTAAACCCACCAGAGGGAGTGGGCATACTTACTTTTTAACTGATACAAATAGTGTCTTAATTTCtcagtaatgaaaatgtttaaaagtttgtcaaaccataataaaaaaaaacagtaattttcaacacacatcacaaatcgattttttaaattttatagcctattttactatttttatgtACTTTATGTAGCCTACTACACTCTCACAGTACTCACTACTGTGAgagtggtggtgtgtgtgtgatgcagggAGGAGAGGGGCTGGAATGATGTAGGACCTGTTCTGTTTCATCGCTCTCCTCCCCGAAGCATGTGACCATGTGATCACAGTCACTGCAGGCAGACAGATTGAGAAAACTTGTGACcaaagcaacagcagcagcagcagcagcagcagctcggcgTCTTGCGAGATAAAAAACTGAACCGCAGCGACTCCACAGCCTCCCTTCAATCTCTTCACCTCCGTCAGACAACATGGACTGCGGAATAATCACATCCAAGactgtcctcctcttcctcagcttGGTATTTTGGGTAAGTTGCGGCGTTGAATCCCCCTCTAGATGTATGAATTTATACTGACCTGCTTTCTAGGATGCGGGTTTGGTGTCTTGCCTTTTTATGTATATAATCgctgtgtattattattattattattattattatatcctGTATGCTTAAAGGTTTATACACTACAAATGTAACGATTAGGTAAATATACTGGTAGCCTGCCCCAGCATTTGGCATCACTATACTGCACTTCCTTATTTTTGCTGTACCCCAATATAGTCCAAATCTGCGTAGTTCCTTCCTTATATTCCAGAAAACTTATGAATAACATTTTCCAGTAATGTGAATTTCGGTCCAGTACAGTTCAGTGGAATTATGACTGAAGGATGATTGTTGTAACACTGCCAGACATCCGGCTTGATATCTGACACTCTGGTCAGACTGACTCACATTCAAAGTCTGACCAAAGTTCATTTGGACTATGGCTTTGTGTCAAAGTAAAGTTTGGATGTAGGTATTGTAGACTAATGTTGGCTAATTCACAGTGTCTTTCCTCATTTGACCTCACTGGCAAACAGTTGCCGGCCCTCCTGTCGGTCATTTGGATTTCGAAGGGACCCAGAAaacttgtgtatttgtgtaattAGATTactttgagagagagagagggcgtgtgcgtgtgtttgcaAAGGAAAACACAGGCAGGGTTTATCGCTTTCTACTTTCTTATTCAGTATCTTCTATCTGTATTTCAAAGTCCAGCCATTTCATTTGCTAGACACTATACACAGCACCTCCCTTCCCTATGGaaaaatatgtcacataaatCACAGGCTTCTAGTTTCAAAGTAGGAAATATTCTATGTAATCACTTCTGATTTGTAAACCACATATCTCAGAGTGTCACACACTTTTGGGTTTGCCCTATTTCCTCAAACAGTTGTTGCTCAATTATGTAGTCTGTCATGTTTGCTGACTGTTAACGAAGAATGTGGGGCAAACATTAGCCACTGGACAAGCAGAGTCCATGATATGTGTATACTGAATATAAGAGTatccatctttgatttttttcactgaTTCATGCCTTGAATAGAGTCTGAAATAGCAGTGTGTTGTGGGATTTCCACATTCTGTATAGACAATAGGGAATGCCCCTACTGTTCATCATCagattttattgtttggttttgggttttatttttattttttcaaatcatTACCGCAATGACTGGAATCCCTGATATATCAAGCTTCTCTGAGGAGCGTAGCTGCTTCATGCTATTATCAGTTTTGCATTGTGAAGCAGATTGACTGTAACTTGAGCAGACAACAGATTTGTTCAAAATACTGTAACCAAACCAGCCAAAATATCAAATTAGCCACTTAAGCTCTGCCTGACCGACTGGCAGATCCATATTTAGAAAGCCAAGTTATGTGGCTAAATACCAATTTCATTAAAATTCTAGTGAAGTTCCCAAACTTTCAAAAGACACCAAA is drawn from Thunnus albacares chromosome 2, fThuAlb1.1, whole genome shotgun sequence and contains these coding sequences:
- the LOC122997752 gene encoding protamine-like protein, which gives rise to MSSPVVAFPLAVMGKPLKKRARTTKKKTGPTVSDLILKAMSTSKERGGTSLAALKKALKAGGYDVVKNKARIVTAVKRLVANKSLVQTKGTGAAGSFKLNKKAPKPRKKVVKKKKPKAKRAKRRSGVKKAAGGATPAKKSPKKKRKAKSPKKAKRPAAAKRPKKPKSPKKTKRKTARSTRTRTAAKK